The sequence AGCACGCGCAGCGGCACCTTGTACTTGCCGGCGAACTCGACCGAGCGAATCTGCAGCACCTTGGAGCCCATCGAGGCCATCTCCAGCATTTCCTCGAAGCTCACGGTCTGCAGGCGGCGCGCCTCGGGCACGACGCGCGGGTCGGTGGTGTACACGCCATCGACATCGGTGTAGATCAGGCATTCATGCGCCTTGAGCGCGGCGGCAATCGCCACGGCCGAGGTGTCGGAGCCGCCACGGCCCAGCGTGGTGACGTTGCCGCCCTCGTCCATGCCCTGAAAGCCGGTGATGATCACGACTTTGCCGGCATCCAGGTCGGCGCGCACTTTTTCGTCGTCAATCGACTCGATGCGGGCCTTGGTGTAGGCGCTGTTGGTCTTGATGGTGACCTGCCAGCCGGCGTAGCTGACAGCGGGCATGCCTTCAGCCTGCAGCGCAATGGCCAGCAACGCGCTGGAGGCCTGCTCGCCGGTGGCGGCCAGCGCATCGAGTTCGCGGCTGTAGGTATCGTCGGACTGGGCGGGCGCCAGTTCCTTGGCCAGGCCCAGCAGGCGGTTGGTCTCGCCACTCATGGCGCTGGGAACCACCACCATCTGGTGGCCGGCGCGCGCCCACTTGGCGACGCGTTTGGCGACATTGCGGATGCGCTCGGTCGAGCCCATCGAAGTACCGCCGTATTTATGAACGATCAAAGCCATTGCAGGATGTCAATCAGGAGTTGGTGGTGAACTTGTTTTTTTGCCGGCACTTGCCCAAGGGAAAATGCCAGAAAACCGCTTGCGCAGAGCCTGACTCCCGGCTGTGCAGCAAAGCCTTAAATTATAACCAGCACAACTTCCGGCTCAGCAGGCACGGGCTGCGGCGTCGCTGTAGCACAAGCTGCCGCCTAGCCGCGTCACATGCCCCGACGCCACCTTGAGGTGAATCCGGTGGCCGCGCGTGGTGCAGGCGGCCACCTGATGCAGCAACTGCTCCAGCTGCGCCGCGCTCGGCGTGGCGTATTGAAGCAGTAACCAGTGGCGCAGCACGTTGGCCTGGCGCGGCGGCGACAAGGCTTGCAAGGCCTTGATGGCGGGCGGATTCCCGACCACGGCCAGATCCTGCGCGGCGACTTCCACCAGCACCGCCTGGGCCTGCGCGGCGTGGCGGGCGCTGCGGGCAAAGGTGGCGTGAAACTGCGGAAACGCCTGCGCCAGCGCGGGCAGCAAACGCGCCCGGATGCGGTTGCGGGTATAGCGCTCGTCGGTATTCGTCGGGTCGTCCACAAACTCAATGGGCTGCTCCACCAGCCATTCGCGCAAAACCGCTGAAGGAATGTGCAGCAGCGGCCGGTAAAACACCATGCCGCCACGCCCGAAACTGGCCGGCATGGCCGACAGGCCGGGCAAACCGGCGCCCCGGCTCAGCGCCAGCAGCATGGTTTCGACCTGGTCATCGGCATGCTGGCCGAGCAGCACACCCTGCATGCCCCGGGCTGTCGCCGCCGTGGCCAGCGCGGCATAGCGCGCGCGCCGTGCTGCGTCTTCGGGGCTTTCGCCAGAAGCATGTCGGGCATCGACCTGAACAATGTGCAGAGGCAAGCCGGCCTTGGCGCACACTGATTCGCAGACACGAACGAAGTCATCGGCAGCGGCCTGGAGCCCATGGTGGATGTGAAAGGCCTGGACCTGCCCGGGCCAGCGCTCGGCGGCGGCCAGCAGCAAGGCGGTCGAATCAGCGCCGCCGCTGTAGGCCACGCCCAGGGGCAGGGATGATGAAGAGGGAAAAGCCGAAAAAAGCGAATCAATGCCCGCCAGCGCCGGATTCAATGAAGCAACCGGAGCAGCCAAGCCCGGCGGCTCGGGGCGAAGCGGGTTATTTGCCGGCGTCAGCTTTGGTGTCGGTGAAACGGCCATAGCTTTGCAGCCGGTCATAGCGACGGTTGAGCAGTTCCTTGACCGGCAGGTCGCTGACCTGGCGGAACGCGTCGTTGAGCGCGCGCTTCAGGAAGGCCGACATCTGCTTGGGGTCGCGGTGGGCGCCGCCGACCGGCTCGTTGACGATCTTGTCGATGACGCCCAGCGCCTTGAGCCGGTGCGCGGTGATGCCCAGCGCTTCGGCGGCTTCCTGCGCCTTGTCGGACGTTTTCCAGAGAATCGAGGCGCAGCCCTCGGGGCTGATGACGGCGTAAATCGAATACTGCAGCATCACCAGCTGGTCGCCGACCGAAATCGCCAGCGCGCCGCCGGAGCCGCCTTCGCCGATGATGGTGGTGATGATGGGCACTTCGAGCTGCGCCATTTCAAAGATGTTGCGGCCGATGGCTTCGGACTGGCCGCGCTCCTCGGCGTCAATGCCCGGGTAGGCGCCGGGCGTATCGACGAACGTGAACACCGGCAGCTTGAACTTTTCGGCTGTCTTCATCAGGCGCAGCGCCTTGCGGTAGCCCTCGGGCTTGGTCATGCCGAAATTGCGCAGGCCGCGTTCCCGGGTGTCGCGCCCTTTCTGGTGGCCCAGCACCATGCAGGCATTGCCGTTGAAGCGGGCCAGGCCGCCGACGATGCTCAGGTCGTCGGCAAAATGCCGGTCGCCGTGCAGTTCGACAAAATCGGTGAAGATGCCCTGGATGTAGTCCAGCGTGTAGGGGCGCTCGGTGTGCCGGGCGATCTTGGTGATCTGCCAGGGCGTCAGGGTGCTGTAGATGTCCTTGGTGAGCTGCTGGCTTTTCTTGGCCAGCTGCTCTATTTCCTCTGAAATATCGACCGCTGATTCGGTTTGCACGTAACGCAATTCTTCAATTTTTCCTTCAAGCTCCGCAATCGGCTGCTCGAAATCGAGAAATGTCTTTTTGGCCATGTGTGATCCTCGGGCTTTTTAAATCTTGTAAACGCCGGTGCGGTGCAGCCGCACGCTGTCCATCAGGCGCCGGGTGCCGTTTTCGGGTCCAGCGAACGCCAAATATACCAAGTTGCCACGCTGCAGTACGGCGCCCAGGCAGCGGCGACTTCCCGTGCATCGCTGCGGCTGACGGATTCGCCGGAAAAATAATTGCGGCTGATGCCGCTGATCAGCCCGACATCATCGAGCGGCAGCACATTGGGCCGGGTCAGGTAGAACATCAAAAACATCTCGGCCGTCCAGCGGCCAATGCCCCGGATGGCGACCAGCTCGGCAATGATGGCTTCATCGTCCATCTCCTGCCAGTCCTGCACATGGATGCTGCCGGCGTCAAAGTTGATCGCCAGATCGACCAGGTATTCGACCTTGCGCAGGCTCAGGCCGGTGGCGCGCATGTCGTCCACCTTGAGCCGCAGCACATGGGCGGGCGTCATTTCAACCGCCAGGGCGGCAAAACGGTGCCAGACGGTTTGCGCCGCCTTCACCGAAATCTGCTGGCCGATGATGCTGCGCGCCAGCGTGCTGAAGGCGTCGCCGCGCGACTGCAGGCAGCTGTTGCCCAGCTTCGGGATCAGGCGCTTCATGACCCGGTCTTTCTTGACCAGGTGCTTGCAGGCGTCGGCCCAGTACGCGGGCACCCTGGCCGCCGCCTCTGCCGCCTGGGCCAGGTCCGCCTTTTCGGACAGCTCGATTTGCTCGATCAGGTCGAGCTGCTGGGCGAATGCAGCCGGAGCCGGAACGCTCTTTACTATCTTTTTCATAGCTGCTTACGCCCACTGGGTATGCGCAAAAGGCTTAAAAGGCTTGAAAAGTTCACGACTGCACCTCCCAGGTCGTTCCCAGAGGCGAGTCTTTGAGCACGATGCCTTGGCCCAGCAGTTCGGTGCGGATTCGGTCTGCCGCCGCAAAGTCCCTGGCCTTCTTGGCGTCGGCGCGCTGCGTGATCAATGCCTGGATGGCTGCATCGTCCAGCCCCGCACCCGCCTGCAGATAAGCCGAAGGCTCGCCCTGCAGCAGGCCCAGGCAGGCGCCCAGGCTTTTCAGCAGTCCGGCGCGTTCGGCGGAATGCGTCTTGTTGACCTCGCCGGCCAGCTCGAACAGCACGGCAATGGCTTCGGGCGTGCCGAAGTCCTCGTCCATCGCGGCCTTGAAGCGGGCTGCGAACGGGTCGGCCCAGTCGATTTCCACGGTGGCCGGCGCAACCAGAGCCAGCGCCGTGTACAGGCGCTTGAGCGAATTGCGCGCATCGTCGAGGTGCGCATCGCTGTAGTTCAGCGCGCTGCGGTAGTGCGCGCGGATGATGAAAAACCGGATGGTTTCGGCGTCGTACTTTTGCAGCACGTCGCGGATGGTGAAGAAGTTGCCCAGCGACTTGGACATCTTCTCGTTGTCCACGCGCACGAAGCCGTTGTGCACCCAGAATCGCGCCAGCGGCTTGCCGTTGGCGCCTTCGCTCTGGGCAATCTCGTTTTCGTGGTGCGGAAACTGCAGGTCGGCCCCGCCGCCGTGGATGTCGAAGGTCTCGCCCAGCGTCTGGCAGCTCATGGCCGAGCATTCGATGTGCCAGCCGGGCCGGCCCTTGCCGTAGTCGTGGCCCAGCGCCGCGCTGTCCCACTTGGCGTCCTCGGGCTCGCTCTCCTTGGCCGACTTCCACAGCACGAAGTCCAGCGGGTCGTCCTTGCCTTCGAGCACGGCGACGCGCTCGCCGGCGCGCAACTCGTCGAGCGACTTGCCCGACAGCTTGCCGTAACCCGGGAACTTGCGCACGGCGTAGTTCATGTCGCCGCTAGAGCCCCGGTAGGCCAGCCCTTTTTCTTCGAGCTTGCCGATCATCGCCAGCATCTGCGGCACGTATTCGGTCGCGCGCGGCTCCAGCGTCGGCGGCTCGATGCCCAGCGCGCCGATGTCCTGGTGCATGGCCGCGATCATCTCGTCGGTCAGCGCGCGGATGGTGATGCCGCGCTCGACCGCGCGCTTGATAATCTTGTCGTCGATGTCGGTGATGTTGCGCACATACCTGACCTCGTAGCCGCTGGCCTTGAGCCAGCGCTGCACCACATCGAAAGCCATCATCATGCGCGCATGGCCGATGTGGCAAAGGTCATAAATGGTCATGCCGCACACATACATGCGGACCTGGCCGGGAACAAGGGGAGAAAAATCCTCTACGGCACGCGACAGCGTGTTGTAAATACGAAGGCTCATGGAAATTGTCTGGGTGCGTGGTCTGACGTCTGGTTGCCAGAAAGGAAAAGAAAAGAAAAAAGCCTGTCTGCCTGGGCGCCACCGGCGGCGATGACGCTAAAACAGAAGTGAAATCCGTGGGATGGAACCGGGAATCAACGACAGGGCAAGGAGGGTGACTATACCCCCTCAGCTAGAATTACGCAGCATATCCAGCCGGTCCAGGCGCGTGTGACGACGCTGCAACCCCCGGCCCGGGCCGGGTTGCCTGGCCGCCACTTTGCGCCCCAGCGCGGCCTCATGCCTCCTCTACAACCAGCGAAAGACTTATGCCCACGCGAGCCTTCTTTTCACGCAAGCCCCCAGCCTTCGCGCTCGGCAGCTGGCTGCTGCTGGCCCTGCTAGTCGCGCCGGCCGCGCAGGCTGACGAGTACACCGATGTCAACCGCCTGATCAGCAGCAAGCAGTTCCCCCAGGCCCTGGCCAGCGCCGACAAATACCTGGCCGCCAAGCCGCGCGACCCGCAGATGCGCTTCCTCAAGGGCGTGATCCAGACCGAAACCGCCAAGACCGGCGAAGCCATCGCCACCTTCACCCAGATCACCGCCGACTACCCCGAACTGCCCGAGCCCTACAACAACCTGGCCGTGCTGTATGCCAGCCAGAGCCAGTTCGACAAGGCCCGCGAAACCCTTGAAATGGCGGTGCGCCTGAACCCGCGCTACGCCACCGCCCACGAAAACCTGGGCGACATCTATGCCCGCCTGGCCAGCCAGTCCTACAGCCGGGCGCAGCAGCTCAATGCCGGCAACGCCGGCCTTAGCCCTAAGCTGGCGCTGATCAGCCAGCTGCTGGCGCCCGCCGCCAAGGCAGCCACGCCGGCCAAGGCGCCCTGACCTTCATTCCTGACTTTTTGAAAAGACCGAACCCGTGAACCTTTCAAGCACCCCTTTCACCCGCCGCGCCGCCAGCGCCCTGCTGGCCGCCCTGACCTTCAGCGCCGGCATCGCCCTGGCCGCCGAACCCGTCGCCCCCAAGGTCAAGTTCGCCACCAGCGAAGGCGATTTCGTGGTCGAGGTCTATCCCGACAAGGCGCCCAAGACGGTCGAGAACTTCCTGCAGTACGTGAAAGACAAGCATTACAACGGCACCATCTTTCACCGCGTGATCAACAACTTCATGGTCCAGGGCGGCGGCTACGACGGCGCCTATGCCGAGAAGAAAACCCGCGCCCCGGTCGTCCATGAAGGCCGCGAGGCGCTGGCCAAGGGCGGCCCGAAAAACGTCCCCGGCACGCTGGCCATGGCCCGCACCAACGAGCCCGATTCCGCCACGTCGCAGTTCTTCATCAACGTGAAGGACAATGACTTCCTGAACCCCGGCACGCTGAACCCGGGCTATACCGTGTTCGGCAAGGTTGTCGGCGGCATGGACGTGGTCAACAAGATCAAGTCCGTGCCCACCGGCAGCGGCGGCCCCTTCCCTTCGGACGTGCCCAAGACGCCCGTCATCATCAAATCCGCAACCCTCGTCAACTAACCCCAAAAGGACATTTCCATGAGCAACCCGAAAGTAGAACTGCACATCGTCAAGCACGGCGTCATCACGCTCGAACTCGACGCTGCCAAAGCGCCCAAGTCGGTCGCCAACTTCCTGAACTACGTCAACAAGGGCCACTACAACAACACCGTGTTTCACCGCGTGATTCCCGGTTTCATGGTGCAGGGCGGCGGTTTTGAAGTCGGCATGAAGCAAAAGCCCACCGACGGCGAAATCGAGAACGAAGCCACCAACGGCCTGAAAAACGACATGTACACCGTCGCCATGGCGCGCACCAATGCGCCGCATTCGGCCAGTTCGCAGTTTTTCATCAACGTCGGCAACAACGGCTTCCTGAACCACACCGGCCAGAACGCTTCGGGCTGGGGTTACGCCGTGTTCGGCAAGGTCATCTCTGGCACCGACGTGGTGGACAAGATCAAGGCCGTCAAGACCGGCCGCAAGGGCTTTCATGACGACGTGCCGCTCGAAGACGTGGTGATCGAAAAAGCCGTCGTGCTGGCCTGAAGCTGCGTTCGGACTGAGCCCGCCTGAGTCCTGAATGGAAACCGCCCTGACCGTGCCCCGGATGGCCGAGCTTGCCGCTCCCCCGTCCTGGCGCACGGTCGATTTCATTTCAGACGTGCATCTGCATGCCGGCGACGAGGCCACCTTCGCCGCCTGGCAGGCTTACTTGCAAAGTACACCGGCCGATGCCGTGTTCATCCTGGGCGACCTGTTTGAAGTCTGGGTCGGCGACGACGCCGTCGGCGCCGACTTCCGCGCCCAGCCGCAAGCCAGTTTTGAAAACCGCTGCGCCAGCGTGCTTGCCCAGGCGGCCAGCCGGCTGGCGCTTTTTTTCATGCACGGCAACCGCGACTTCCTGGTCGGACCGGCCTTCATGGACGCCTGCCGCGCCACCTTGCTTGACGACCCGACGGTGCTGGTGTTCGCCGGCCAGCGCTGGCTGCTCTCGCATGGCGATGCGCTGTGCCTGGACGACACCGGCTACATGCGGGTTCGCCAGCAGGTGCGCGGCAAGGACTGGCAGCAGGCTTTCCTGGCCCGGCCGCTGGCCGAGCGCCAGGCGATGGCCCGCGAGATGCGCCGGCAAAGCCAGGCCCACCAGCAGGACATGGACCATGGCGGCGTGGACGACGCCGCCGCCCGCCAGTGGCTGCAGGCCGCCGACGCCCGCACGCTGATCCACGGCCACACCCACAAGCCGGCCGGGCACGACCTGGGCGAAGGCCTGTCGCGCGTGGTGCTGAGCGACTGGGATGCGCAGGACAGCGCGCCGCGCGCCGACGTGCTGCGCCTGAGCGCCTCCGGCCTGCAGCGCATCGCCCTGCTCTCCCCTTGAAGCCGGCGGCATGCTGAACTGGCTTCAATCCCTGCTGGGCTTGCCCGGCGCCCAACCCAAGGCCATTCCCGAAGCGCTGTGGCAGCACACGCTCAAGCGCTACCCTTTCCTGGCCCGGCTTTCGGCCGCCGACCGGCAGGCGCTGCGCGCGCTGGTCGGGCGGTTTTTGCAGCGAAAGGAATTCACCGGCGCGCACGGCTTGCTGGTCACCGACGAGATGGCCGTGGCCATCGCCGCGCAGGCTTGTGTGCCGGTGCTGCGCCTGGGGCTTGGCTGGTATGACGACTTTACCGGCATCGTCGTACACCCGGGCGCGATGCTGGCGCGGCGCAAGACCACCGACAGCGCCGGCGTGGTCCACGACTACAAGGAAGCGCTGCTGGGCGAAGCCATGCACGGCGGCCCGGTCACCCTGAGTTGGCAGGACGTGGCTGCCTCGGGCGAGCTGGCCGAGCGCGGCCACAACGTCGTGATCCACGAGTTCATCCACAAGATCGACATGAAGGACGGCGCGGCCGACGGCTGCCCGCCCCTGCCCTCGCGCGCCGCGCAGGCGCACTGGCACGACACCATGCAGCCCGCCTACGACCGCTTTTGCGAGCAGGTCGCCATGGCCGAGCGCTTTGGCGCCGAGCCGCCCTGGCTCGACGCCTACGGCGCCAGCGCGCCGGCCGAATTCTTTGCCGTGGCCTGCGAGGCCTACTTCGTGAACCGCGAGCGCTTCACCGCCGATTTTCCGGCCCTGACCGCGCTGTTTGACCAGTTTTTCAAGCACAAATAGGCGTTTGCGCACAGTGGGCGGGCGCAAGCAGCTACTTATTTGATAGCGCCTTGCGAAATGGCGCGCTGCAGGTTCAGCGCCAGCAGCCGCTTGAGGATTTCCTCGTCCGGCATGTCGGCGCGGTAGTCGGTCCAGCCGTAGGCGGCGGCCACGGCGGCGTCGAGCGCCTGGTGGGCCGCGTCCAGCCAGGCCGGGCGCAGGTTGTAGAGCTTGGTCAGCGTGCGTTCGGCCAGCTCTTTTTCATGGCCGTTTTTCGGCACGATGCGGTCGGGGTACGGGCTTTTTGCCATGCCCAGCGGAATCACCTCGGGCAAGCGCTGCGTCCATTCGGGAGGATTGAGCCAGTTCTCGCGCAGATCGTTCAGGCGCTTGGCGGCGCGGGCGATGTGCGTGGCGTGTTCGCGAATCGCTATGCTTTCAATAGCTGCCTGCGCCCGTGCCTTCTGCGTGCGAGCCTTGTTTGGCGCTGAAATATCGGCCGGAACCAGCGCCCCGCCCTCGATGGCTTCGGTGCGCTGATGCGCGGTGTCGGCAGGGGTCAAGCCTTCGGGGAAGGGATACGGCTCGAAAGTAGCAAGCGAGTTGTAACGGGGCCGATCTTCTAATGTTCCTCCACGCGCTAAAGCCCAAGTAAGGTGAGCACGAGAAGAAAGCAAACCAAACGTCACATCGTCAGCTCGCGGGATAACTATCAGACTGTGCTCGGGAGCAATGCTGACTGGAAAAAAGACAAAAATACGGTGCTTTGCGGTTTCCGCTGTAGCTATGTAGCGAGTTAATCCCGCAAGCTTCACGCGCAACTCTGGACGAGGGCGGCCATGACGCCACCAGTTTTTTGCGCGTTGAGCCTCTCTATTGGTAGCTCGGACGGTTTTGATGTGCCGAACTGCGTACTCAAACGGTTTTTCAAACAATGCGGCATCAGCTTCGGACATACGCGCACCAAAATCGATTGTCCAGTTCCCTGCCCAGCGGCGCGTGATGTCAGAGCCGTTATAGATCGGCTTGAGTACCACGCTATTGGGTTGACCGTTCACATTGGGTTCTCGTAACCAGTTCGCTGCAATTTCTGAAGATACTTTGAAGGGACCGGCAAGGCAAAGACCAAAATAAGAAGCATCGGCGTTCTCTGACAGTGGCTGTGCCGTGGTTAGGTCAATGGCTGACGCTCCTGCAATTTGGGCTTTGAGGTCCGGGAAAATCTGCTGAACCTCGATGCCATCTAGTGTCGCGTCATGAGCTATGTGACGTGGACAATGGGGGATGGAACATTACAAAGTCACGTTATCCGAGCCAGAAAGAGCCGAGCTGCAGGGCATTGCAGGCAAAGGCACCCACGCAGCGTCCAAAGTCATCAATGCCTTGATACTGCTCAACTGTGACCAATCAGGAGGGCGAACCGAACGCGCTCGCACGTGTGACATCGCAACCATGCTGTGCGTGAGTGAGCGCAAGGTGGACCGCATCAAGAAGAAGTTTGTCCTCGAAGGCCTGGACCTCACGCTGAACCGCCAGCCCTCCAGGTGCGAGTACGACCTGAAGATCGATGGCCGCCTGGAGGCGCAGCTGCTGGCGCTGAGTTGCTCGGCGCCGCCCGAAGGCCAGGCCCGCTGGTCGCTACGGCTGCTGGCTGACCGGCTGGTCGAACTGGAATATATCGACACCGTGTCCCATGAGACGGTGCGGCGGGCTCTCAAAAAAACGAACTCAAACCCTGGAGGAAAGTCGGCTGGGTGATCGCGCCGCCAGCGAGCGCCGCCTTCGTGGCCGCCATGGAAAAGGTGCTGGACATCTACAGCCGCCCTATGGACGCGAAGCACCCCGTGGTGTGCATGGATGAGACGCCTCGCCAGCTCATTCGCGAGACCCGCGAGCCTATTGCAGCGGCGCCCGGGCGGCCCGAGCGCCATGACTACGAATACGAACGCTGCGGCGTGTGCAACGTGTTCATGGCTAGCGAGCCGCTGGCCGGGCGGCGCCTAACCAAGGTCACTGAGCGGCGGACCAAAACGGACTGGGCGGTGTTCGTGCAGGACATTGCCGCCAGCTACCCCGACGCCGAGCGCATCACACTCGTGATGGACAACCTCAACACCCACACCCCGGGCTCACTGTACGAGGCGTTTTCCCCCGAGCAGGCCAAGGCGCTGTGGGACCGCTTCGAGTTCGTCTACACGCCCAAGCACGGCAGCTGGCTGAACATGGCCGAGATCGAAATCAACGTTATGGTGGATCAGTGCCTGAGCCGGCGCATCGACAGCATCGAGACCGTGCGCAGCGAAGTCGCTGCCTGGCAGGCCCGCCGCGACAACCTTCAGGCCAAAGTCAACTGGCAATTCACAACCAAGGATGCCCGCATCAAGCTAAAACGCCTTTACCCGACAACTTCCTCATGACGAGACACTAGTCTCGCACCCTGCGTTGCTTGGCCAAAACACACTAACGAAACACGCACGGCAGCACCTTGATTTACCCACGGCATGTCAGCCCACGCTTCATATATCCGTGTCGTCTTCTGGATACGTTCAATCACGGGACGGTTACCGCGCTGGCGAATGGAATTGGTGGCCACGAGTCCGGCGGCATAAAGCCCGGTTTTTTCAATCTGGGATCTGGCTTTTTCAAACCAAAACATCACCATATCAGCCCCGCCCGGCACTCTATCCTTGTAAACCTGCCGTAGCGTGTCAGTGTAGGCATCGCCTAGCTCTGAGCGCATCATCTTGTCGCCCAGAAACGGCGGATTTCCCATCACCACGCTGGCTTTCGGCCAATCGGCCTCGACCGGCGCAGCGCCGCAAGCGCCAAACGTCAGCAGCGCGTCGCGGCACTCGATATGGTCGAGCGGCTCCAGCACCGGGTTGGTCTTGAACTCGTAGCCGTGCAGCAGCCGCCATTGCAGCTCGCCAATCCAGACCGTGACGCGCGCCAGTTCGGCGGCGTATTCGTTCAGCTCCAGCCCCAGCATGTTGTGCGGGCCGGTCACCAGGTCGGCTTCGCGGTCCAGCCCCAGCGCGGCGGCTTCGATGTGGCTCTGGTGCTCGATGTCCTTGAGCGCCTTCAGGCCCATGAACAGGAAATTGCCGCTGCCGCAGGCCGGGTCGAGCACGCGGAAGTCCTTGAGCTGGTCGAGCCCGCCGATGAACTTGACCTGCGCGGCCTTGTAGTTTTTATCGCCTTTTTTGGTGCTTTTGGCCAGTAGCGCTTGCAGCACGGACACGAGCTGCTTCCAAACCTGTAGCAGCGGGCGCTTGAGAACGGGCTCGACGATGCGCTCGATGGTCGCCGGGTCGGTGTAGTGCGCGCCGAGCTGGCTGCGCTTGCCGGGGTCCAGCCCGCGCTCGAACAGCGTGCCGAAGATCGACACGTCAATCGCGCTCCAGTTCAGGCCGGCGGCATTGCGCAGCTCGGTCATGTCGAGCACGGTGAGCGGCGGCACCTTGATGGTCTTGAACAGCCCGCCGTTGAACCACGGAATGTCGTCGTTGCCGTACAGCCCGCCGTCACGCATCACGCTGAACAGGTTGCGCAGCCCGCCGGTCAGCTTGTCGCTGGTGAGCTTGCGGTTGTTCACCAACCCCTCGAACATGCGCCCGGGCAGCAGGCCCACGTCTTCGGCAAAAAAGCAGAACAGGCATTGCGTGAGGAAATGCGCCACCTCGTCGGCATGCGTTTGCCAGCCTTGCGGGTCGGTTTCTTTGGCCGGGCCGCGCTTGCGCAGGCCTTCGGCCAGCGTGGCAAAGCTGCGCGCGGCCGCTTCGGTGATGTCGCGGCTGGTTTTCTTGGGGCGAAAGCTCTCGGGCGCCGTCCAGATGCGGCGCAGCAGCGCCAGCTTGGCCGGCTGGTCGAGTTCGGCCAGCAGCACCGTGTGCGTCTCGCTCGGGTGGCCGGTGAACTGGGTGTGGATGCGTATCGTCAGGCGGTCGCAGACCACCAGGATGGGCGGATTGCTCAGCGCCAGGCTGTAGCTCAGCAACTGCTTGAGCGCGGCGTCGAGGTTCTTGCCGGGCGCCTTGTTTTCCCAGGCGAATGCACCGCGCCGGAACACATCGGCGTAACCCGTGCGCCCGCCGATGACGCTGTTTTTTTCTTCAAACAGGTAGCCCGCTTCACTGCCGGGCTTGGGCACGCCAAGCAGTTCGCACAAATCCAGGAAATGGCTTTGCGCGCCCTGCTCTTCATTCAGGCCATGGGCGGGGCCGCCGGGACCCCATTTTTGAATAAAGTCCTGGGGCGTCATGGCGTCCTGGCGTT comes from Polaromonas naphthalenivorans CJ2 and encodes:
- a CDS encoding IS630 family transposase (programmed frameshift), giving the protein MEHYKVTLSEPERAELQGIAGKGTHAASKVINALILLNCDQSGGRTERARTCDIATMLCVSERKVDRIKKKFVLEGLDLTLNRQPSRCEYDLKIDGRLEAQLLALSCSAPPEGQARWSLRLLADRLVELEYIDTVSHETVRRALKKNELKPWRKVGWVIAPPASAAFVAAMEKVLDIYSRPMDAKHPVVCMDETPRQLIRETREPIAAAPGRPERHDYEYERCGVCNVFMASEPLAGRRLTKVTERRTKTDWAVFVQDIAASYPDAERITLVMDNLNTHTPGSLYEAFSPEQAKALWDRFEFVYTPKHGSWLNMAEIEINVMVDQCLSRRIDSIETVRSEVAAWQARRDNLQAKVNWQFTTKDARIKLKRLYPTTSS
- a CDS encoding DNA methyltransferase → MTPQDFIQKWGPGGPAHGLNEEQGAQSHFLDLCELLGVPKPGSEAGYLFEEKNSVIGGRTGYADVFRRGAFAWENKAPGKNLDAALKQLLSYSLALSNPPILVVCDRLTIRIHTQFTGHPSETHTVLLAELDQPAKLALLRRIWTAPESFRPKKTSRDITEAAARSFATLAEGLRKRGPAKETDPQGWQTHADEVAHFLTQCLFCFFAEDVGLLPGRMFEGLVNNRKLTSDKLTGGLRNLFSVMRDGGLYGNDDIPWFNGGLFKTIKVPPLTVLDMTELRNAAGLNWSAIDVSIFGTLFERGLDPGKRSQLGAHYTDPATIERIVEPVLKRPLLQVWKQLVSVLQALLAKSTKKGDKNYKAAQVKFIGGLDQLKDFRVLDPACGSGNFLFMGLKALKDIEHQSHIEAAALGLDREADLVTGPHNMLGLELNEYAAELARVTVWIGELQWRLLHGYEFKTNPVLEPLDHIECRDALLTFGACGAAPVEADWPKASVVMGNPPFLGDKMMRSELGDAYTDTLRQVYKDRVPGGADMVMFWFEKARSQIEKTGLYAAGLVATNSIRQRGNRPVIERIQKTTRIYEAWADMPWVNQGAAVRVSLVCFGQATQGARLVSRHEEVVG
- a CDS encoding UDP-2,3-diacylglucosamine diphosphatase — encoded protein: METALTVPRMAELAAPPSWRTVDFISDVHLHAGDEATFAAWQAYLQSTPADAVFILGDLFEVWVGDDAVGADFRAQPQASFENRCASVLAQAASRLALFFMHGNRDFLVGPAFMDACRATLLDDPTVLVFAGQRWLLSHGDALCLDDTGYMRVRQQVRGKDWQQAFLARPLAERQAMAREMRRQSQAHQQDMDHGGVDDAAARQWLQAADARTLIHGHTHKPAGHDLGEGLSRVVLSDWDAQDSAPRADVLRLSASGLQRIALLSP
- a CDS encoding M90 family metallopeptidase translates to MLNWLQSLLGLPGAQPKAIPEALWQHTLKRYPFLARLSAADRQALRALVGRFLQRKEFTGAHGLLVTDEMAVAIAAQACVPVLRLGLGWYDDFTGIVVHPGAMLARRKTTDSAGVVHDYKEALLGEAMHGGPVTLSWQDVAASGELAERGHNVVIHEFIHKIDMKDGAADGCPPLPSRAAQAHWHDTMQPAYDRFCEQVAMAERFGAEPPWLDAYGASAPAEFFAVACEAYFVNRERFTADFPALTALFDQFFKHK